In the genome of Desulfovibrio aminophilus DSM 12254, one region contains:
- a CDS encoding methyl-accepting chemotaxis protein, producing the protein MFKKSISSVLIASVALAVILAVSAIVAYVSNSTNGLALDLNKQAMQQMTVTTNRALDAYMNGAKTMVETLAAQQAVLEAFGGDPTRAKERLRNYISVNKDYWAILIFDAKGNILAGYNAKGEDMAGQSRAERDYVKAIVSGQDFFIAKEVLSAKSGDGDIMVFTMAKGVKDASGRVLGGVGAFPKWETFTSTFIDPPRFGERGYGFMVDAQGRMIAHAVDKSTLLKNFSDQEFIKKALEIKNGELFYDWKGERKYMVVSTDQDTGWSICMSAYVSELTETATAQRNMLMGIGAASVLILVGAIFLIISRLVVRPIQDIETFTAAIAKGDFKAVLRTGFRFELLSLSENIRGMVAELKNKLGFAQGVLDGFVLPCAVVDVNNRMSFINPHMMRAIERDGAPASHYGETSGQLYYGQADHDTISAKALREKRMLQDEVDYKTARGNQKIFDVTATPINDLDGNLIGVLNVWFELTEIREQQKKIAAQNEKIAKAAAAADAVSNQVASASEELSAQIEQSSRGSEEQRNRTGEAATAMEEMNATVMEVAKSASAAAELADKTKAKAQEGERLVDDVVATITRINEQSEVLKADMTELGKQAEGIGQIMNVIADIADQTNLLALNAAIEAARAGEAGRGFAVVADEVRKLAEKTMSATNEVGAYIQAVQESARKNIRNTESTAQAITASTQTAGKSGEALREIVDMVERTADQVRGIATASEEQSSASEEISRTTEDINRIAAETAEAMNQSAQAVSDLSRLAQDLKSIITDMQD; encoded by the coding sequence ATGTTCAAGAAGAGCATCAGTTCGGTGTTGATCGCCTCCGTGGCCCTGGCCGTGATCCTGGCCGTCTCGGCCATCGTGGCCTATGTCTCGAACTCCACCAATGGTCTCGCCCTGGACCTGAACAAGCAGGCCATGCAGCAAATGACCGTCACCACCAACCGGGCCCTGGACGCCTACATGAACGGCGCCAAGACCATGGTGGAGACCCTGGCCGCGCAGCAGGCCGTGCTGGAGGCGTTCGGAGGCGACCCGACCCGGGCCAAGGAACGGCTCAGGAACTACATTTCGGTGAACAAGGACTACTGGGCCATCCTGATCTTCGACGCCAAGGGCAACATCCTGGCAGGCTACAACGCCAAGGGCGAGGACATGGCGGGCCAGAGCCGCGCCGAGCGGGACTACGTCAAGGCCATCGTCTCGGGCCAGGACTTCTTCATCGCCAAGGAAGTCCTCAGCGCCAAGAGCGGCGACGGCGACATCATGGTCTTCACCATGGCCAAGGGCGTGAAGGACGCGAGCGGCAGGGTGCTGGGCGGCGTGGGCGCCTTTCCCAAGTGGGAGACGTTCACCTCGACCTTCATCGATCCGCCCCGCTTCGGCGAACGCGGCTACGGCTTCATGGTCGACGCCCAGGGGCGGATGATCGCCCACGCCGTGGACAAGTCCACCCTGCTCAAGAATTTCTCCGATCAGGAGTTCATCAAGAAGGCCCTGGAGATCAAGAACGGCGAACTGTTCTACGACTGGAAGGGCGAACGGAAGTACATGGTGGTCTCCACCGACCAGGATACGGGTTGGTCCATCTGCATGAGCGCCTACGTCTCCGAACTCACCGAGACCGCCACGGCCCAGCGCAACATGCTCATGGGCATCGGCGCGGCCTCGGTGCTCATCCTGGTGGGGGCCATCTTCCTCATCATCAGCCGCCTGGTGGTCCGGCCGATCCAGGACATCGAGACCTTCACCGCGGCCATCGCCAAGGGCGACTTCAAGGCCGTGCTGCGCACGGGCTTCCGCTTCGAGCTGCTGAGCCTGTCCGAGAACATCCGCGGCATGGTGGCGGAACTCAAGAACAAGCTCGGCTTCGCCCAGGGCGTGCTGGACGGCTTCGTCCTGCCCTGCGCCGTGGTGGACGTGAACAACCGCATGTCCTTCATCAACCCGCACATGATGCGGGCCATCGAGCGTGACGGCGCGCCCGCCTCCCACTACGGCGAAACCTCGGGGCAGCTCTACTACGGCCAGGCCGACCACGACACCATCTCGGCCAAGGCCCTGCGCGAAAAGCGCATGCTCCAGGACGAGGTGGACTACAAGACCGCAAGGGGCAACCAGAAGATCTTCGACGTCACCGCAACCCCCATCAATGACCTGGACGGCAACCTCATCGGCGTGCTGAACGTCTGGTTCGAGCTGACCGAGATCCGCGAACAGCAGAAGAAGATCGCCGCGCAGAACGAAAAGATCGCCAAGGCCGCCGCCGCCGCGGACGCCGTCTCCAACCAGGTGGCCTCGGCCTCCGAGGAGCTGTCGGCCCAGATCGAGCAGTCCAGCCGGGGCTCCGAGGAACAGCGCAACCGCACCGGCGAGGCCGCCACGGCCATGGAGGAGATGAACGCCACGGTCATGGAGGTGGCCAAGAGCGCCTCGGCCGCGGCCGAACTGGCGGACAAGACCAAGGCCAAGGCCCAGGAGGGCGAGCGGCTGGTGGACGACGTGGTGGCCACCATCACGCGCATCAACGAGCAGTCCGAGGTGCTCAAGGCCGACATGACCGAGCTGGGCAAGCAGGCCGAAGGCATCGGCCAGATCATGAACGTCATCGCCGACATCGCGGACCAGACCAACCTCCTGGCGCTCAACGCCGCCATCGAGGCCGCCCGCGCGGGCGAGGCGGGACGAGGCTTCGCGGTCGTGGCCGACGAGGTGCGCAAGCTGGCCGAGAAGACCATGAGCGCCACCAACGAGGTCGGGGCCTACATCCAGGCCGTGCAGGAAAGCGCGCGCAAGAACATCAGGAACACCGAGTCCACGGCCCAGGCCATCACCGCCAGCACCCAGACCGCCGGGAAGTCCGGCGAGGCGCTGCGCGAGATCGTGGACATGGTCGAGCGCACCGCCGACCAGGTGCGCGGCATCGCCACCGCCTCCGAGGAGCAATCCTCGGCCAGCGAGGAGATCAGCCGGACCACCGAGGACATCAACCGCATAGCGGCCGAGACCGCCGAGGCCATGAACCAGTCCGCCCAGGCGGTGTCCGACCTGTCCCGACTGGCCCAGGACCTGAAGAGCATCATCACCGACATGCAGGACTGA
- a CDS encoding flagellar brake protein, with product MPEDKIPAGTATQAAETPSAETPEAGTPAAANHEDSRPAPRLDLTVGGAVLVEIEGLRRSFKAKVVGWDQDRFVLTTFPARPEIRDQLYQDRGLILRYLHPDGTLYGFHSVVDSVLFRPERLLFARYPGKVETLSLRKEDRVNCFVRAGLERTQGEACQGMLLNVSKSGCRFVSGLSVPDPAPVVGETLTVATSFFGCSMELRIPADVRALRQDGQRLTLGLLFREIPEEAARDIERYIQDIKAVLGEGSAQQ from the coding sequence ATGCCCGAGGACAAGATTCCCGCCGGGACCGCCACGCAAGCCGCTGAAACCCCGAGCGCCGAAACTCCGGAGGCCGGGACTCCGGCGGCCGCGAATCACGAGGACTCACGACCCGCGCCGCGCCTGGACCTGACCGTGGGCGGGGCGGTGCTGGTGGAGATCGAGGGCCTGCGCCGCAGCTTCAAGGCCAAGGTGGTGGGCTGGGACCAGGACCGCTTCGTGCTCACGACCTTTCCCGCCCGGCCCGAGATCCGCGATCAGCTCTACCAGGACCGGGGCCTGATCCTGCGCTATCTGCACCCCGACGGCACGCTCTACGGCTTCCACTCCGTGGTGGACTCGGTGCTTTTCCGGCCCGAACGCCTGCTCTTCGCGCGCTATCCCGGGAAGGTGGAGACGTTGAGCCTGCGCAAGGAGGACCGGGTGAACTGCTTCGTGCGCGCCGGCCTGGAGCGCACCCAGGGCGAAGCCTGCCAGGGCATGCTGCTGAACGTGTCCAAGAGCGGCTGCCGCTTCGTCTCCGGCCTCTCCGTTCCGGACCCGGCTCCGGTCGTGGGCGAAACCCTGACCGTGGCGACCTCCTTCTTCGGCTGCTCCATGGAACTGCGCATCCCCGCCGACGTGCGGGCCCTCCGCCAGGACGGCCAGCGCCTGACCCTGGGGCTCCTGTTCCGGGAGATCCCCGAGGAGGCCGCCCGGGACATCGAGCGCTACATCCAGGACATCAAAGCCGTCCTTGGAGAGGGCTCCGCCCAGCAATAG
- a CDS encoding MDR/zinc-dependent alcohol dehydrogenase-like family protein: protein MRSIVFENGKSLSAEGPKPRPGPGEALVRVLLAGVCNTDLELLQGYYGFSGVAGHEFVGLVEECPDAPEWVGRRVSADINCGCGGCPLCLAGDPRHCPTRTVLGIVARPGCFAEYLTVPARNLLAVPEGLPEDCAVFAEPLAAALEPGRQVDLSGRRVLVLGDGKLGILTALGLAPDCPDLTLAGRHEAKLALARGARTALLPAGTPPARAREILGLFDVVIEATGREDGLDTALALVRPEGIVVAKTTSRNPSRLDLARLVVDEITLMGSRCGDQSLALERLAGGLDPRPLIEARFSFEEHEQALAAASRPGAMKVLLTP, encoded by the coding sequence ATGCGGAGCATCGTCTTCGAGAACGGAAAGAGCCTGTCGGCCGAGGGGCCGAAACCCCGTCCCGGCCCGGGCGAGGCCCTGGTGCGGGTGCTCCTGGCGGGCGTCTGCAACACCGACCTGGAGCTTCTGCAAGGCTACTACGGCTTTTCCGGGGTGGCCGGTCACGAGTTCGTCGGCCTGGTGGAGGAATGCCCCGACGCGCCGGAGTGGGTGGGCCGCCGGGTCTCGGCGGACATCAACTGCGGCTGCGGCGGGTGTCCCCTCTGCCTGGCGGGCGACCCGCGCCACTGCCCCACGCGCACGGTGCTCGGCATCGTGGCCCGGCCCGGCTGCTTCGCGGAATATCTCACCGTGCCCGCGCGTAACCTCCTGGCCGTGCCCGAGGGCCTGCCCGAGGACTGCGCCGTGTTCGCCGAACCCCTGGCCGCGGCCCTGGAGCCCGGGCGGCAGGTGGATCTCTCCGGCCGCCGGGTTCTGGTCCTGGGCGACGGCAAGCTCGGCATCCTGACCGCCCTGGGCCTGGCCCCGGACTGTCCGGACCTGACCCTGGCCGGGCGCCACGAGGCCAAACTGGCCCTGGCCCGGGGCGCGCGCACCGCGCTCCTGCCCGCCGGGACGCCCCCGGCCCGTGCCCGCGAAATCCTCGGCCTCTTCGACGTGGTCATCGAGGCCACGGGACGAGAGGACGGCCTGGACACGGCCCTGGCGTTGGTCCGACCCGAGGGGATCGTGGTGGCCAAGACCACCTCGCGCAACCCGTCGCGTCTGGACCTGGCCAGGCTGGTGGTGGACGAGATCACGCTCATGGGCTCGCGTTGCGGGGACCAGTCCCTGGCGCTGGAGCGTCTGGCCGGAGGCCTGGACCCCCGGCCGCTCATCGAGGCCCGTTTTTCCTTCGAGGAGCACGAACAGGCCCTGGCCGCCGCTTCCCGGCCCGGGGCCATGAAGGTGCTGCTCACCCCCTGA
- a CDS encoding Crp/Fnr family transcriptional regulator: protein MDALQAVGRVTLFDGLPQAQLEAVARIAVRKRVDRGREIFQQGDPADGFYAVAEGKVKIFNSNPAGKEQILHVFGPGESFGEVAVFERGVFPAAAQALEDSELLFFPRRAFGEAIRNDPELAMNMLGLLSVRLRMLVRKIEEVSLKEVPARLAAYLLALPRDQGGNHVRLDIPKGQIALSLGTIQETLSRTLKRFAENGLIAMRGREITLSDPERLARIAEGERFEG from the coding sequence ATGGACGCTCTTCAGGCCGTGGGCCGCGTGACCCTGTTCGACGGCCTGCCCCAGGCCCAGCTGGAGGCCGTGGCGCGCATCGCGGTGCGCAAGCGCGTGGACAGGGGCCGGGAGATCTTCCAGCAGGGCGACCCAGCCGACGGGTTCTACGCCGTGGCCGAGGGCAAGGTGAAGATCTTCAATTCCAACCCGGCGGGCAAGGAGCAGATCCTGCACGTCTTCGGCCCGGGCGAGTCCTTCGGCGAGGTGGCCGTGTTCGAGCGCGGAGTGTTTCCCGCCGCGGCCCAGGCCCTGGAGGACTCCGAGCTGCTCTTCTTCCCGCGCCGGGCCTTCGGCGAAGCCATCCGCAACGACCCGGAGCTGGCCATGAACATGCTCGGCCTGCTCTCGGTCCGGCTGCGCATGCTCGTGCGCAAGATCGAGGAGGTCAGCCTCAAGGAGGTGCCCGCGCGGCTGGCGGCCTATCTCCTGGCCCTGCCCCGCGACCAGGGCGGAAACCACGTGCGCCTGGACATTCCCAAGGGCCAGATCGCGCTCTCCCTGGGCACGATCCAGGAAACCCTCTCCCGAACCCTGAAACGCTTCGCGGAAAACGGCCTCATCGCCATGCGGGGCCGCGAGATCACCCTCTCCGACCCCGAACGGCTGGCACGCATCGCCGAGGGCGAACGCTTCGAGGGTTGA
- a CDS encoding hemolysin family protein: MNPLYLEMAAILFLILLNGFFSMAEMALVSSRAVRLRNMAGGGDRRARLALDMRLRPERFLSTVQIGITVVGVLTGVYGGATLVTAATRLLVEADMPVQAAEALAVALVVASITFLTLVLGELAPKRLALRRPERLAAAAAPLMRLLMTLCLPLVQLLSLSTNAVLRVLGVSGKGEAAVTEEDIRGLIAEGAKSGVLEDSERDMIERIFRLGDRRVEAIMTHRSRVAWIDLDAPAEENLRTILEQPYGRFPAARGELEDVLGVVRARDVLTAGLAGGPTDIAAHVRPALFAPTTMHATRLLEIFRQRPGMHFAVVVDEYGVIQGIVTLYDILEAIVGDIPTPGALPEPSVLRREDGSLLVDALLPMDEALDVLETRLSEEDGGPFRTLAGFVLHHLGRPPALGDRFRWKGFEFEIVDLDGARIDKLLVTPPPDQDGDF; encoded by the coding sequence ATGAATCCCTTGTACCTGGAAATGGCGGCGATCCTTTTTCTCATCCTGCTCAACGGCTTCTTCTCCATGGCCGAGATGGCCCTGGTCTCCTCGCGGGCCGTGCGCCTGCGGAACATGGCCGGGGGCGGCGACCGGCGCGCGAGGCTGGCCCTGGACATGCGCCTGCGGCCCGAGCGCTTCCTCTCCACCGTGCAGATCGGCATCACCGTGGTGGGCGTGCTCACCGGGGTCTACGGCGGGGCCACCCTGGTGACGGCGGCGACCCGGCTCCTGGTCGAGGCGGACATGCCGGTCCAGGCCGCCGAGGCCCTGGCCGTGGCCCTGGTGGTGGCCTCCATCACCTTTCTGACCCTGGTGCTCGGCGAACTGGCCCCCAAGCGTCTGGCCCTGCGGCGGCCCGAGCGGCTGGCCGCGGCCGCCGCCCCGCTCATGCGCCTGCTCATGACCCTCTGCCTGCCCCTGGTGCAGCTCCTGAGCCTGTCCACCAACGCGGTGCTCCGCGTCCTGGGCGTGTCCGGCAAGGGCGAGGCGGCCGTGACCGAGGAGGACATCCGGGGGCTCATCGCCGAGGGCGCCAAGAGCGGCGTCCTGGAGGATTCCGAACGGGACATGATCGAGCGCATCTTCCGCCTGGGCGACCGCCGGGTGGAGGCGATCATGACCCACCGCTCGCGGGTGGCCTGGATCGACCTGGACGCCCCGGCCGAGGAGAACCTGCGCACGATCCTGGAGCAGCCCTACGGCCGCTTCCCCGCGGCCCGGGGCGAACTGGAGGACGTGCTCGGCGTGGTCCGGGCCCGGGACGTGCTCACGGCCGGTCTCGCGGGCGGTCCGACGGACATCGCGGCCCACGTGCGGCCGGCCCTGTTCGCGCCGACCACCATGCACGCGACGCGCCTGCTGGAGATCTTCAGGCAGCGGCCCGGCATGCACTTCGCCGTGGTGGTGGACGAATACGGCGTGATCCAGGGCATCGTCACGCTCTACGACATCCTGGAGGCCATCGTGGGCGACATCCCCACCCCGGGCGCGCTTCCCGAGCCCTCGGTCCTGCGGCGTGAGGACGGCTCCCTGCTGGTGGACGCGCTCCTGCCCATGGACGAGGCCCTGGACGTGCTGGAGACGCGACTCTCCGAGGAGGACGGCGGCCCCTTCCGCACCCTGGCCGGATTCGTCCTGCACCACCTGGGCCGTCCGCCCGCGCTGGGCGACCGCTTCCGCTGGAAGGGCTTCGAATTCGAGATCGTGGACCTGGACGGCGCGCGCATCGACAAGCTGCTCGTCACGCCGCCGCCGGACCAGGACGGGGACTTCTAG
- a CDS encoding tetratricopeptide repeat protein produces MSTATPPRIKGVFSCEDTGYVGFGGTKRKIGRNFHVYAEEQDDGRILVQSLNSGMAPSGPQEIMSREELLSKFLPEPELYLNQVLPLMEKVESHVERGDRHRAKGESYSAEFEYRSALDLAEDHVRAVFGLGLVYLDRGDAASGAQVFKRLVALRAAFEARHKHLFNEFGIKLRKCGLFAEALEYYSRAREFSGDDENLTYNIGRAWFEKGDPARARKLLLQALEMRPDFPECREFLAVVEHTLSPRPGARVRHRGEAGREDARRSGDQ; encoded by the coding sequence ATGAGCACGGCGACCCCGCCCCGCATCAAGGGCGTCTTTTCCTGCGAGGACACGGGCTACGTGGGCTTCGGCGGAACCAAGCGCAAGATCGGGCGCAACTTCCACGTCTACGCCGAGGAGCAGGACGACGGCCGCATCCTGGTCCAGAGCCTGAACTCCGGGATGGCGCCCTCCGGTCCCCAGGAGATCATGAGCCGCGAGGAACTCCTGAGCAAGTTCCTGCCCGAGCCGGAACTCTACCTGAACCAGGTTCTGCCGCTCATGGAGAAGGTCGAGTCGCACGTGGAGCGCGGCGACCGGCACCGGGCCAAGGGCGAGTCCTATTCCGCCGAATTCGAGTACCGGAGCGCCCTGGACCTGGCCGAGGATCACGTGCGGGCAGTGTTCGGCCTGGGCCTGGTCTACCTGGACCGGGGCGACGCGGCTTCCGGGGCCCAGGTCTTCAAGCGTCTGGTGGCGCTGCGCGCGGCCTTCGAGGCCCGCCACAAGCATCTCTTCAACGAGTTCGGGATCAAACTGCGCAAGTGCGGGCTGTTCGCCGAAGCCCTGGAATACTACTCCCGGGCCCGGGAGTTCTCGGGGGACGACGAGAATCTCACCTACAACATCGGCCGGGCCTGGTTCGAAAAGGGCGACCCGGCCAGGGCCCGCAAGCTCCTGCTCCAGGCCCTGGAGATGCGGCCGGACTTCCCGGAGTGCCGGGAGTTCCTGGCCGTGGTGGAGCACACCCTCTCGCCGCGCCCGGGCGCGCGGGTGCGCCATCGCGGCGAGGCCGGGCGGGAGGACGCCCGACGCTCCGGGG
- the cfa gene encoding cyclopropane fatty acyl phospholipid synthase: MNASERLFGDLLGRAGVTLNGPAPWDVRVHDTRVYDRALLQKNLGLGEAYMDGWWDCGQLDEFFRRVLAAHLDEAVRGGPRLLLSLLPALLRNRQTRRGALQAARRHYDLGNDLFRAFLDPRMQYSCAYFEDGAESLAEAQLAKLELVCGKLGLKPGDHLLDIGCGFGGLARHAAETRGCRVTGVNISREQIAFAREHCEGLPVEILESDYREIPGAYTKAVSVGMFEHVGARNHRTYMRAVLNALEPGGVFLLHTIGANRTAPGCDPWIERYIFPRGDLPSPMQIARAAEGLFVIEDWHNLGPHYARTLRCWHANFEAAWPGLAGRYGERFRRMWRYYLLSSAGAFAARDIQVWQVVLTPVGAPQPPCRPERRGARIRMKG; this comes from the coding sequence ATGAACGCTTCCGAACGCCTGTTTGGGGATCTTCTGGGCCGGGCCGGAGTCACCCTCAACGGCCCCGCTCCCTGGGACGTCCGGGTCCACGACACCCGGGTCTACGACCGGGCCCTGCTTCAAAAGAATCTCGGCCTGGGCGAGGCCTACATGGACGGCTGGTGGGACTGCGGCCAACTGGACGAGTTCTTCCGCCGCGTGCTGGCCGCCCACCTCGACGAGGCCGTGCGCGGCGGCCCGCGCCTGCTTCTCTCCCTGCTCCCGGCCCTGCTGCGCAACCGTCAGACCCGCCGGGGGGCCCTGCAGGCGGCCCGCCGCCACTACGACCTGGGCAACGATCTCTTCCGGGCCTTCCTCGACCCCCGCATGCAGTACAGCTGCGCCTATTTCGAGGACGGAGCCGAGAGTCTGGCCGAGGCCCAGCTCGCCAAGCTGGAACTCGTCTGCGGCAAGCTCGGCCTGAAACCCGGCGACCATCTCCTGGACATCGGCTGCGGCTTCGGCGGGCTGGCCCGCCACGCCGCCGAGACGCGCGGCTGCCGGGTCACGGGCGTGAACATCTCGCGGGAGCAGATCGCCTTCGCCCGGGAGCATTGCGAGGGCCTGCCCGTGGAGATCCTCGAGAGCGATTACCGCGAGATTCCCGGCGCCTACACCAAGGCCGTGTCCGTGGGCATGTTCGAACACGTGGGCGCGAGAAACCACCGGACCTACATGCGGGCCGTGCTGAACGCCCTGGAGCCCGGTGGGGTCTTCCTCCTGCATACCATCGGGGCCAACCGCACGGCCCCTGGCTGCGATCCCTGGATCGAGCGCTACATCTTTCCGCGCGGGGATCTGCCGAGCCCCATGCAGATCGCCCGGGCCGCCGAGGGGCTCTTCGTCATCGAGGACTGGCACAACCTGGGACCGCACTACGCGCGCACCCTGCGCTGCTGGCACGCCAACTTCGAGGCGGCCTGGCCCGGCCTGGCCGGACGCTACGGCGAACGCTTCCGCCGCATGTGGCGCTATTACCTGCTCTCCAGCGCGGGGGCCTTCGCGGCCCGGGACATCCAGGTCTGGCAGGTGGTGCTCACGCCGGTGGGAGCGCCGCAGCCGCCCTGCCGCCCGGAGCGGCGCGGCGCCAGGATCAGGATGAAGGGGTGA
- a CDS encoding tetratricopeptide repeat protein, which translates to MACCPTEERIKGAFSTAKTSKVGTGATAKKVSTTIYVFAEELEDDKIKIQAVNENHVPTGPTRTISRDDLLRDFFPDPEYYHKTMLPQMRELAKQIASGERHLKNGQPFTAELSFANALNLDEQNIRANFGIGLVYLRRGEKEKALEVLRRLVTLDAAFEKRHKHLFNEFGINLRRNGMYEQALDYYGRALDFAKDDEHLFFNIARTHIERRDLGRAREALEQALAINPGFAEARDYLAKLARGPAGLKLTPSS; encoded by the coding sequence ATGGCCTGTTGTCCCACCGAAGAGCGCATCAAGGGCGCCTTCTCCACCGCCAAGACCTCCAAGGTCGGCACCGGGGCCACGGCCAAAAAGGTCTCCACCACGATCTACGTCTTCGCCGAGGAGTTGGAGGACGACAAGATCAAGATCCAGGCCGTGAACGAGAACCACGTGCCCACGGGCCCCACCCGGACCATCTCCCGCGACGACCTCTTGCGCGACTTCTTCCCGGACCCGGAATACTACCACAAGACCATGCTGCCGCAGATGCGCGAACTGGCCAAGCAGATCGCCAGCGGCGAACGCCACCTGAAAAACGGCCAGCCCTTCACCGCCGAACTCAGCTTCGCGAACGCCCTGAACCTGGACGAACAGAACATCCGCGCCAACTTCGGCATCGGGCTGGTCTATCTGCGGCGGGGCGAGAAGGAAAAGGCCCTGGAGGTGCTCCGACGGCTGGTGACCCTGGACGCGGCCTTCGAGAAGCGCCACAAGCACCTGTTCAACGAGTTCGGCATCAACCTGCGCAGGAACGGCATGTACGAGCAGGCCCTGGACTACTACGGCCGGGCCTTGGACTTCGCCAAGGACGACGAACACCTCTTCTTCAACATCGCCCGCACGCACATCGAGCGCCGCGACCTCGGACGGGCCCGCGAGGCCCTGGAACAGGCCCTGGCCATCAATCCCGGCTTCGCCGAAGCCAGGGACTACCTGGCCAAATTGGCGCGCGGTCCGGCCGGGCTCAAGCTCACCCCTTCATCCTGA